A portion of the Cellulophaga algicola DSM 14237 genome contains these proteins:
- a CDS encoding sulfatase-like hydrolase/transferase → MKTLILFLSICCFSISSAQEKPNIIFLFSDDAGFADFGFQGSTEMKTPNLDKLANSGVKFTQGYVTDATCGPSRAGLITGKYQQRFGYEEINVPGYMSENSKFLADDMGLPLDQLTIGDYLKKLGYNTAMYGKWHLGNADRFHPMNRGFDEFYGFRGGARSYFGYDVASSAHHDTKMERGFGNFEEPQEYVTDALADEAISFIEKNKKNPFFIYLAFNAVHTPMEATKEDLNQFPNLTGKRKELAAMTLALDRACGRVLDKLKQLGLDKNTIIVFSNDNGGPTDKNASLNLPLSGTKSNHLEGGIRVPFLMSWPKHIQPKTTYTFPISTMDLLPTFYAAGGGNTKDLQEIDGINLMPYISGEIKERPHQTLFWKKEVRLAFREGDWKLIRFADRPAELYDLSKDITEQDDLAATNPERVKSMFKKMFEWESTLERPLWMLKRSFENYDIERMDRYRTPALIQKERPNLLKY, encoded by the coding sequence ATGAAGACTCTAATACTATTTCTTTCTATTTGCTGTTTCAGCATAAGTTCCGCGCAAGAAAAACCAAACATTATTTTCTTGTTTTCAGATGATGCTGGATTTGCAGACTTCGGATTTCAAGGTAGCACAGAGATGAAAACGCCAAATTTGGATAAGCTTGCCAACTCCGGTGTCAAATTCACTCAGGGCTATGTTACAGATGCCACTTGTGGTCCTTCAAGAGCAGGTCTAATCACTGGAAAATACCAACAACGTTTTGGCTACGAAGAGATTAATGTACCCGGTTATATGAGTGAAAACTCAAAGTTTCTTGCAGATGACATGGGGCTACCTCTTGATCAATTAACTATAGGAGATTATTTAAAAAAGTTAGGCTACAATACCGCAATGTATGGAAAATGGCACTTGGGTAATGCAGATAGATTTCATCCAATGAACAGAGGTTTTGATGAATTTTACGGATTTAGAGGTGGTGCTCGCAGCTATTTTGGGTATGATGTAGCTTCCTCAGCTCACCATGACACTAAAATGGAACGAGGTTTTGGTAACTTTGAAGAACCTCAAGAATATGTCACCGATGCTCTTGCAGATGAAGCAATTTCATTTATAGAAAAAAATAAAAAGAATCCTTTCTTTATTTACTTAGCGTTTAATGCAGTACATACCCCGATGGAAGCTACGAAAGAAGATTTAAATCAATTTCCAAACTTAACGGGTAAACGTAAAGAATTGGCTGCAATGACATTAGCATTAGATAGAGCTTGTGGTCGGGTGCTCGACAAACTGAAACAACTCGGCTTAGATAAAAACACAATCATAGTATTTTCTAATGATAATGGTGGACCAACAGATAAAAATGCCTCTTTAAATTTACCTTTAAGTGGCACAAAATCTAACCATTTGGAAGGCGGAATTAGAGTTCCCTTTTTAATGAGTTGGCCAAAGCACATTCAACCAAAAACAACCTATACCTTTCCGATTAGCACCATGGATTTATTACCAACTTTTTACGCCGCCGGTGGTGGTAATACCAAAGATTTACAAGAGATAGATGGTATAAACCTTATGCCCTACATTTCAGGAGAAATTAAGGAGAGACCCCATCAAACTCTATTTTGGAAAAAAGAAGTACGCTTAGCCTTTAGAGAAGGAGATTGGAAACTAATTCGGTTTGCCGATAGACCCGCAGAGCTTTATGATTTGTCTAAAGACATAACAGAACAAGATGATTTAGCGGCTACTAATCCAGAACGTGTTAAAAGCATGTTTAAAAAAATGTTTGAATGGGAATCTACTTTAGAGCGTCCATTATGGATGTTAAAACGAAGTTTTGAAAACTATGATATTGAACGTATGGATCGCTACAGAACGCCTGCTTTAATTCAAAAAGAGAGACCAAATCTTTTAAAATATTAA
- a CDS encoding glycoside hydrolase family 127 protein, protein MRRIQALLTLGLFFISCKQEVKDTVASNTTVTASTLALDNGKGILNNTNSPHVKFKSIDFGECQWTEGFWAEKFKTAETKMIPYMRSLLTGDKGHALNNFKIAAGLKEGEHKGMHWHDGDFYKFMEAIMYVYGQNKDENLRKEIDDYILIIGKAQKENGYLQTQIQLYADRKPYENRKYHEMYNSGHLLTSACIHYRITGQTNFLDIAIKHADLMYSLFMTDDSRYGRFGFNQTQIMGLVELYRTTKNKKYLDLAEQFINNRGKYEVKETPETKGYPIGDMVQERTPLRESDEAVGHAVLALYYYAGAADVYAETGEQALIDALDKLWMNVALKKMYVTGAVGQAHYGASTNRDKIEEGFINEYMMPNTTAYNETCANICNSMFSYRMLGLHGESKYADVMETVLYNSALSGINIEGDRYYYANPLRTVHGSRDYDKMNTEFPVRQDYLECFCCPPNLVRTIAQVSGWAYSKSENGIAVNLYGGNKLATTLNDGSSLKLKQETKYPWEGDVEITIEACRSDAFDILLRIPEWAEGSKIMINGKESEILATPGTYATLNRTWKANDTIRLDLPLAINFIEGHGRIEEVRNQVAIKRGPVVYCLESVDLPAESSILDVYIKGDTKQLKSDFHPDFLGGVSTISGEVLLRKEHNADDAMYQKIEHPEWTTFKTTFIPYFTWSNRSNEETEMSVFLPVVWEQK, encoded by the coding sequence ATGAGAAGGATACAAGCACTATTAACACTGGGATTATTTTTTATTTCGTGCAAACAAGAGGTAAAAGATACAGTAGCTTCAAATACTACAGTAACAGCATCAACTTTAGCATTAGATAACGGTAAGGGCATTTTAAATAATACCAATAGTCCTCATGTAAAGTTCAAAAGTATAGATTTTGGCGAGTGCCAATGGACGGAAGGTTTTTGGGCAGAAAAATTTAAAACTGCTGAAACCAAAATGATTCCTTACATGAGGAGTTTACTAACGGGTGATAAGGGTCATGCGCTTAATAATTTTAAAATAGCTGCAGGATTAAAAGAAGGTGAACACAAGGGCATGCATTGGCATGATGGCGACTTCTATAAATTTATGGAAGCTATCATGTATGTTTACGGGCAAAATAAAGATGAAAATCTTCGCAAAGAAATAGACGATTACATTTTAATTATCGGAAAAGCCCAAAAAGAGAATGGGTACCTTCAAACTCAAATTCAGTTGTATGCTGACCGGAAGCCCTATGAAAATAGAAAGTATCATGAAATGTATAATTCAGGACACTTACTTACTAGTGCATGCATCCATTATCGCATTACAGGACAAACCAATTTTTTAGATATTGCTATTAAACATGCTGACCTGATGTATTCTTTATTCATGACGGATGATTCGCGCTATGGCAGATTTGGTTTTAATCAAACTCAAATCATGGGGCTGGTAGAATTATACAGAACAACTAAAAACAAAAAATATCTAGATTTAGCAGAGCAATTCATCAACAATAGAGGTAAATATGAGGTTAAAGAGACTCCTGAAACGAAAGGGTATCCTATAGGCGACATGGTTCAAGAACGTACCCCGCTTCGCGAATCTGATGAAGCTGTTGGTCATGCCGTTTTAGCTTTATACTACTATGCAGGAGCTGCAGATGTTTATGCAGAAACCGGTGAGCAAGCTTTAATAGATGCTTTAGACAAACTATGGATGAATGTTGCACTGAAAAAAATGTATGTAACTGGTGCTGTAGGTCAAGCACATTACGGTGCATCAACCAATAGAGATAAAATAGAAGAAGGTTTTATTAATGAATATATGATGCCTAACACCACGGCCTATAATGAAACTTGTGCAAATATCTGTAATTCTATGTTCAGCTATAGAATGTTAGGACTTCACGGTGAATCTAAATATGCCGATGTAATGGAGACGGTATTGTACAACAGTGCGCTTTCTGGAATTAATATTGAAGGAGACAGGTACTATTATGCCAACCCACTACGTACTGTTCACGGTTCACGAGACTATGATAAGATGAATACCGAGTTTCCTGTGCGACAAGATTATTTAGAATGCTTTTGTTGTCCGCCAAATTTAGTACGCACTATTGCTCAAGTATCTGGTTGGGCCTACAGCAAATCTGAAAATGGAATCGCTGTTAATTTATATGGGGGAAATAAATTAGCGACTACTTTAAATGACGGCTCTTCACTTAAACTAAAACAAGAAACAAAATATCCTTGGGAAGGTGATGTTGAAATTACTATTGAAGCATGCAGAAGTGATGCTTTTGACATTCTTTTGAGAATTCCGGAATGGGCAGAAGGTTCTAAAATAATGATCAATGGTAAAGAGTCTGAAATCCTTGCTACTCCAGGAACCTATGCTACATTAAACCGAACTTGGAAAGCCAATGACACTATTCGCTTAGACTTGCCTTTAGCTATCAATTTCATTGAAGGTCATGGTCGTATAGAAGAAGTAAGAAATCAGGTGGCAATAAAAAGAGGTCCTGTAGTATATTGCTTAGAATCTGTAGATTTACCAGCGGAAAGCAGCATATTAGATGTGTATATCAAAGGAGATACAAAACAATTAAAATCTGATTTTCATCCAGATTTTTTAGGAGGAGTGTCCACTATATCCGGAGAGGTATTATTACGTAAAGAACATAATGCTGATGATGCGATGTATCAAAAAATAGAACATCCAGAATGGACAACTTTTAAAACGACATTCATACCTTACTTTACGTGGTCAAACAGAAGTAATGAAGAGACAGAAATGTCTGTATTCTTACCTGTTGTATGGGAGCAAAAATAG
- a CDS encoding sugar porter family MFS transporter, with product MNSFKRNAYTYSTIVAIGGFIFGLDAALISGTINFITKEFGLTALELGTVVSAPGLGVLIALPIAGYACNSLGRKKTLQIVAALYLISAIGSTFAPNYWTLVIARFLGGLAFSSISLASMYIGEIAPPKWRGKLVSMTQINIVFGLSAAYFINYIIIQSIDLNATWVINWGVDQHTWRWMLGSEIIPALVWLLLLFFIPRSPAWLVYQGKQEEAKNTLRKIIPEEEAQIQIIEMQHTMDTGNHNHSAVLQLKAIFSKPMRVTMIIAMTIAIAQQSTGINAILFYAPTVFEQLGIGTDAAFMQAIWIGLTSVVFTILGLLLVDKLGRRPLIIWGMAWIILSLGICFYGFKTASYTISSEAIVEMKAIPNVERLNPIIGIEYGSDIAFKEALKTTLGDNDSREYASLLLQQSADINAVLILIGILSFIAAFHFSVGPVMWVLFSEIFPISLRGIAIPFFTLVTSIVSYLVQKFFPWQLDTMGISNTLLFYAITVAIGLVILFKYLIETKNMTIEEIQLKLQNK from the coding sequence ATGAATTCATTTAAAAGAAATGCATACACCTACTCTACCATTGTTGCTATTGGTGGTTTTATTTTTGGATTAGATGCTGCCCTTATATCAGGAACCATAAATTTCATTACTAAAGAATTTGGTTTAACAGCATTAGAATTAGGTACTGTAGTGAGTGCTCCTGGACTGGGTGTTTTAATTGCTTTACCCATTGCAGGTTATGCTTGTAATTCTTTAGGAAGAAAAAAAACATTACAAATCGTTGCGGCACTTTATCTAATTTCTGCCATAGGATCTACTTTTGCTCCAAACTATTGGACCCTAGTTATTGCTCGTTTTTTAGGGGGTTTAGCATTTAGTTCTATATCATTAGCCTCTATGTACATTGGCGAAATAGCTCCACCAAAATGGAGAGGCAAACTAGTCTCTATGACTCAAATTAATATTGTATTTGGTTTATCTGCTGCCTATTTCATTAATTATATCATCATACAGTCTATAGATCTCAATGCCACTTGGGTCATTAATTGGGGCGTAGATCAACATACATGGCGATGGATGCTTGGTTCAGAAATAATACCTGCTTTGGTATGGTTACTACTATTATTTTTTATTCCAAGAAGTCCGGCATGGCTGGTTTATCAAGGTAAGCAAGAGGAAGCAAAGAATACATTAAGAAAAATTATTCCAGAAGAAGAAGCTCAGATCCAAATTATAGAAATGCAGCACACTATGGATACTGGAAATCACAATCATTCTGCGGTATTACAATTAAAAGCAATATTCAGTAAGCCAATGCGTGTTACAATGATTATTGCAATGACGATAGCTATAGCACAGCAATCTACAGGTATAAATGCTATACTATTTTATGCTCCAACCGTTTTTGAACAATTAGGTATTGGCACAGATGCTGCATTCATGCAAGCAATTTGGATTGGCTTAACTAGCGTTGTTTTTACTATTTTAGGTTTACTATTAGTAGATAAATTAGGACGTAGACCTCTTATAATTTGGGGAATGGCTTGGATTATTTTAAGTCTAGGCATTTGTTTTTACGGATTTAAAACAGCAAGCTATACGATCTCTTCTGAGGCCATTGTTGAAATGAAGGCAATACCCAACGTAGAGCGACTTAATCCAATAATAGGGATTGAGTATGGTTCTGATATTGCATTTAAAGAAGCTTTAAAAACTACTTTAGGTGATAATGATTCTAGAGAATATGCAAGCTTATTACTACAACAGTCTGCAGATATTAATGCAGTATTAATCTTAATAGGAATTTTAAGTTTCATTGCTGCTTTTCACTTTTCTGTAGGCCCTGTAATGTGGGTGCTCTTTTCAGAGATTTTCCCAATCTCCTTAAGAGGTATTGCAATCCCGTTCTTTACGCTTGTAACAAGTATAGTTAGCTATTTAGTACAGAAATTCTTTCCATGGCAATTAGATACCATGGGAATAAGCAACACCCTTTTGTTTTATGCGATAACTGTAGCAATTGGCTTAGTGATTCTTTTTAAATATCTGATTGAAACCAAAAATATGACCATTGAAGAAATTCAATTAAAACTTCAAAATAAATAA
- a CDS encoding family 16 glycosylhydrolase: MKYFKIYKLLFIVCVLLCTSENHAQKKSAKAAKEKLNKKNNASNAYPFSDPNNEGNWMLNKEVSDEFEGTEIDTTKWFVEGQNGDYYIWKGRAPSQFAPHNVRVEDGILKLRTQWEPDYPFANESYADGSNNDTYGVFEGESLPITTAGIVGKKRFLNGYMEVKSKQGNAAITGAFWAIGYEQELDVYELMGNPKIDGNIKANSYLATAHDWSPPAVRPTKVFNHIEELPFRTADDFHVYGAEWGKDFLKLFIDGKLVHHFTQDQVGTDWVLNNPMEIWLDSEIFKWLGLPHKEELPVDFEIDYMRVWQKPTDNLLAPAFFGFEGPILFEENPRPLKMVPEDSTPNDYQKFWSIDDSSATYLSIVHGDYASGVNSLKFTGYGKNDSLNVDTVKIISPEGALKLPAGALEVSMKVWLDQGRVTDKIHVTLTNPNVKVVFSDLNKLARREWITVSAKINRTQASKKEDQMIIEIKKEDLPATKAAKFLIDDIKIKK; the protein is encoded by the coding sequence ATGAAATACTTCAAAATTTATAAACTACTATTTATAGTTTGTGTTCTGCTTTGTACCTCAGAAAACCATGCTCAAAAAAAAAGCGCCAAGGCTGCAAAAGAAAAATTGAATAAGAAGAATAATGCATCAAACGCATATCCTTTTTCTGATCCCAATAATGAAGGGAATTGGATGCTGAATAAAGAGGTTAGTGATGAGTTTGAAGGCACAGAAATAGATACCACAAAATGGTTTGTAGAAGGTCAGAATGGAGATTACTACATTTGGAAAGGCAGAGCCCCTTCTCAATTTGCACCCCATAACGTACGCGTAGAAGATGGTATTCTAAAATTACGCACTCAATGGGAACCTGATTATCCTTTTGCTAACGAGAGCTACGCAGATGGTAGTAATAATGATACCTATGGCGTTTTTGAAGGAGAATCATTACCAATAACTACAGCTGGTATTGTAGGAAAAAAACGTTTCTTAAATGGATATATGGAAGTAAAATCTAAACAAGGTAATGCTGCCATAACAGGTGCCTTCTGGGCCATTGGATATGAACAAGAGTTAGATGTCTATGAACTTATGGGAAACCCAAAAATAGATGGGAATATAAAGGCTAATTCGTATCTGGCTACAGCTCACGATTGGAGTCCACCTGCAGTAAGACCTACTAAAGTATTTAACCATATAGAAGAGTTACCTTTTAGAACTGCAGATGATTTTCATGTGTATGGTGCTGAATGGGGGAAAGACTTTCTTAAATTATTTATTGATGGTAAATTGGTACATCATTTTACCCAAGACCAAGTAGGGACAGATTGGGTATTAAATAACCCGATGGAAATCTGGTTAGATTCAGAAATTTTCAAATGGTTAGGACTTCCTCACAAAGAGGAGCTTCCTGTAGATTTTGAGATTGACTACATGCGTGTATGGCAAAAACCTACAGACAACTTGTTAGCTCCTGCATTTTTTGGCTTTGAAGGCCCCATTTTATTTGAGGAAAACCCAAGACCTCTAAAAATGGTTCCTGAAGACTCTACCCCTAATGATTATCAAAAATTTTGGTCTATAGACGACTCATCTGCTACTTATCTAAGCATTGTTCATGGCGATTATGCTTCTGGCGTAAATAGTTTGAAATTTACAGGCTATGGAAAAAATGACTCATTAAATGTAGATACTGTCAAAATTATTAGCCCAGAAGGTGCGCTCAAGTTACCCGCTGGAGCATTAGAAGTTTCTATGAAAGTTTGGTTAGATCAAGGTCGTGTAACCGATAAAATTCATGTTACCTTAACCAACCCCAATGTAAAAGTGGTTTTTTCTGATCTTAATAAATTGGCCAGACGTGAATGGATAACGGTATCTGCAAAAATAAACAGAACACAGGCCTCTAAAAAAGAAGATCAAATGATTATCGAAATTAAAAAAGAAGACCTCCCTGCTACAAAAGCAGCGAAATTCCTTATTGATGACATAAAAATTAAAAAGTAA
- a CDS encoding glycoside hydrolase family 127 protein, producing MNTTMKKSTVSSIDNSASPFVQLKNINLTDCQWTNGFWAEKFKTCEDIMVPYMGEVLCGDIGHALNNFKIAAGEKEGEHKGMFWHDGDFYKFIEAKIYVYAQNKDIKILEEIDHYIRIIAKAQEADGYLQTQIQLRPEVDRYENRKYHEMYNTGHLLITACVHFRVTEQRTFLDIAIKHADLLHTIFMPETKHYGRFGFNQTQIMGLVELYRTTEDKKYLALAERFINNRGVYAVEHNDTTIGYPIGDMVQERTPLRESTEAVGHAVLALYFYAGAADVAAETGEEALIKALDRLWENVTQKKMYLTGAVGQAHYGASTNLDMIEEGFINEYMMPNMTAYNETCANICNAMFSYRMLGLHGASKYADIMELVLYNSALSGISIEGNSYFYANPLRMLNNTRDYDAHENVTETPNREPYLSCFCCPPNLVRTIAQVSGWTYSIAKNGIALNLFGSSVLKTTLADGSSLVIHQDTEYPWKGLVKLTIEECKDTAFDILVRIPSWATGATLTINGTKTDAPVTAGKYAIINKNWKKGDLLVLDMPMDVQIIEGHPRIEEVRNQIAVKRGPIVYCIESPDLPKHTSILDVYFNKNASLEATHKPDFLGGITTLQGELLIRKDKSESMYRTVQKPEFESYKTQLVPYFAWSNRGQAEMTVFMPVVWE from the coding sequence ATGAATACCACCATGAAAAAATCTACCGTCTCAAGTATAGATAATTCTGCAAGCCCATTTGTACAACTAAAAAACATCAATCTTACAGATTGCCAATGGACCAATGGTTTTTGGGCAGAAAAATTTAAAACCTGTGAAGATATTATGGTACCATATATGGGTGAGGTGCTCTGTGGTGATATAGGGCATGCTTTAAACAATTTTAAAATTGCAGCTGGCGAAAAAGAGGGAGAACACAAAGGAATGTTTTGGCACGATGGTGATTTCTATAAATTTATAGAAGCCAAAATTTACGTGTATGCACAAAATAAAGACATTAAAATACTTGAAGAAATAGACCACTATATCCGTATAATCGCCAAAGCTCAAGAAGCAGATGGATACCTACAAACACAAATACAACTGCGACCAGAAGTAGATCGTTACGAAAATAGGAAGTACCATGAGATGTACAATACAGGGCATCTATTGATTACAGCTTGTGTACATTTTCGAGTGACTGAGCAACGTACTTTTTTAGACATTGCTATCAAGCACGCAGATTTATTACATACCATTTTTATGCCTGAAACTAAACATTATGGTCGGTTTGGTTTTAATCAAACGCAAATAATGGGATTGGTAGAATTATACAGAACTACGGAAGATAAAAAGTATTTGGCCCTTGCAGAACGTTTTATAAACAATAGAGGTGTCTATGCCGTAGAACATAATGATACTACCATTGGCTACCCTATTGGAGATATGGTTCAAGAACGTACTCCTTTACGTGAATCTACTGAAGCTGTTGGTCATGCAGTTCTTGCTTTATATTTCTATGCAGGTGCTGCTGATGTAGCCGCTGAAACTGGCGAAGAAGCTTTAATAAAAGCTTTAGACCGACTTTGGGAAAATGTAACTCAGAAAAAAATGTACCTTACTGGAGCTGTTGGTCAAGCCCATTACGGGGCTTCGACTAATTTAGATATGATTGAAGAAGGCTTCATTAATGAATATATGATGCCAAACATGACAGCGTATAATGAGACGTGCGCAAATATTTGTAATGCCATGTTTAGTTATAGAATGTTAGGACTCCATGGAGCATCTAAATATGCAGATATTATGGAGCTTGTACTCTACAATAGTGCACTATCTGGAATTAGTATTGAAGGTAATTCATACTTCTACGCTAATCCATTAAGAATGTTAAACAACACTCGAGATTACGATGCGCATGAAAATGTTACCGAGACACCCAATAGAGAACCTTATTTAAGTTGCTTTTGCTGCCCTCCTAATTTAGTGCGTACCATTGCGCAGGTTTCTGGGTGGACGTATAGTATAGCAAAAAATGGTATTGCTCTAAATTTATTTGGCAGTAGTGTACTAAAAACAACGTTAGCAGACGGCTCTAGTTTGGTGATACATCAAGATACGGAATACCCTTGGAAAGGCTTAGTAAAATTAACTATCGAAGAATGTAAAGATACTGCTTTCGATATTTTAGTTAGAATCCCTTCTTGGGCTACTGGAGCAACATTAACTATTAATGGCACTAAAACTGATGCCCCAGTTACGGCTGGAAAATATGCCATTATTAACAAAAATTGGAAAAAAGGAGATTTGCTTGTGTTAGACATGCCTATGGATGTTCAAATTATAGAAGGCCATCCAAGAATTGAAGAAGTTAGAAATCAAATCGCCGTAAAAAGAGGTCCTATTGTATACTGTATAGAATCTCCAGATTTACCCAAACATACGAGTATTCTAGACGTGTATTTTAATAAAAATGCCTCCTTAGAAGCTACGCATAAACCTGATTTTTTAGGCGGTATAACAACGTTACAAGGAGAGCTATTAATACGAAAAGATAAAAGTGAAAGCATGTACAGAACGGTTCAAAAACCAGAATTTGAATCTTACAAAACACAACTTGTACCCTATTTTGCATGGAGTAATAGAGGTCAAGCAGAAATGACTGTATTTATGCCCGTAGTCTGGGAATAA
- a CDS encoding sulfatase, translating into MTKYLKFFILLAIVSSCKENEVKKEEIKKQPNILFIAIDDLRPELGAYGSDIAISPNIDALAADGLLFNNAYCQEAICSPSRASVMTGARPETLRVIENYSYFRDLNPDIETLPQHLRANGYETVYTGKIFHPGYTDAALSWSRKADPNSISTKAPRTPGGFKLVENQELYKSNSAEMAKKYGKESLKSGLGRGPAYEFVDLPDNEYEDGYNTDLAIATLKDMVKEGDKPFFLGLGFLKPHLDWVAPKKYWDLYDDKDIKLAKETTGPKDGAEMGLHASFELRARANIPNAGEISDEQAIQLKHAYLACVSYVDAQIGRMIDALDEAGIRDNTIIVLWSDHGWHLGDMGIWGKATNYEIATRVPLIVWSPEMAKENRGRKTDALVELVDMYPTLCELTGVSIPETVEGQSFAPLLKNPDLEWKKAAFSQFPTPALREWAANPLSKGMRETYFGPLIEKVEERIIKQQGDTWDRDLFENRLMGYSMRTKDYRFIVWKDYTKKDAEPIFVELFNHQTDPSETINIAKENPELVASLLVQLNKGWQGNLSTSSN; encoded by the coding sequence ATGACAAAGTATCTAAAATTTTTTATCCTTCTAGCAATCGTAAGCAGTTGCAAAGAAAATGAAGTCAAAAAAGAGGAAATTAAAAAGCAACCCAATATTCTTTTTATTGCCATTGATGACTTGAGACCTGAATTGGGTGCTTACGGTTCTGATATAGCCATCAGCCCAAATATAGATGCATTAGCCGCAGACGGTTTACTATTTAATAATGCGTATTGTCAAGAAGCAATTTGCAGCCCATCAAGGGCTAGTGTGATGACAGGAGCACGACCAGAAACCTTACGAGTAATTGAAAACTACTCCTATTTCCGTGATTTAAATCCAGATATTGAAACCCTACCTCAGCATTTACGCGCAAATGGTTATGAAACCGTGTATACGGGTAAAATTTTTCATCCAGGATATACTGATGCTGCTTTATCATGGAGCAGAAAAGCAGATCCTAATAGCATAAGTACTAAAGCACCTAGAACTCCAGGGGGGTTTAAACTTGTTGAAAACCAAGAACTTTATAAAAGCAATAGTGCCGAGATGGCTAAAAAGTATGGGAAAGAATCTTTAAAAAGTGGTTTAGGCCGCGGTCCAGCATATGAATTCGTAGACTTACCCGATAATGAATACGAAGATGGCTACAATACCGATTTAGCAATAGCTACCTTAAAAGATATGGTTAAAGAAGGTGATAAGCCTTTCTTCTTAGGATTAGGATTTCTAAAACCACACTTAGACTGGGTAGCACCAAAAAAGTATTGGGATTTATATGATGATAAAGACATTAAATTAGCGAAAGAAACAACAGGTCCAAAAGATGGTGCTGAAATGGGGTTACACGCTTCGTTTGAATTAAGAGCACGAGCTAATATTCCTAATGCGGGAGAAATAAGTGATGAACAAGCCATACAATTAAAGCATGCCTATTTAGCATGTGTAAGCTATGTAGACGCACAAATAGGAAGAATGATTGACGCCTTAGACGAGGCTGGTATCCGTGACAATACTATTATTGTACTTTGGAGTGATCACGGTTGGCACTTAGGCGATATGGGTATTTGGGGAAAAGCCACCAATTATGAAATAGCTACACGAGTTCCCTTAATTGTTTGGAGTCCAGAAATGGCAAAAGAAAATAGAGGTAGAAAAACAGATGCATTAGTAGAACTGGTAGATATGTATCCAACCCTATGCGAATTAACAGGGGTTTCTATTCCAGAAACGGTAGAAGGTCAAAGCTTTGCTCCGCTTTTAAAAAACCCTGATTTGGAATGGAAAAAAGCGGCATTTAGCCAATTCCCTACACCCGCATTACGAGAATGGGCAGCAAACCCATTATCAAAAGGAATGCGAGAGACTTATTTTGGTCCGTTAATAGAAAAAGTAGAAGAACGTATTATTAAACAACAAGGTGATACTTGGGACAGAGATTTATTTGAAAATAGATTAATGGGCTATTCTATGCGTACAAAAGACTACAGGTTTATTGTATGGAAAGACTACACTAAAAAAGATGCAGAACCTATTTTTGTTGAGTTATTCAATCACCAAACAGATCCTTCTGAAACCATAAATATTGCAAAAGAAAATCCAGAATTAGTGGCATCGCTTTTGGTTCAATTGAATAAAGGTTGGCAAGGTAATTTATCAACTTCAAGTAACTAG